One Amorphoplanes digitatis genomic window carries:
- a CDS encoding MMPL family transporter, whose protein sequence is MTPVKSPPTRAARPDGVTTRGPGTGTVLPFVARRPKLVILAALLLAALAVAFSGDVVGALKTGGFDDVNSDAVRGRAVLAEHFRGADPNLVILVEKPGGSAFDTDAGDAARRVVRRLAMTPEASIVGVYWDDMLPQLVNRAGDRGMILVHVDGDEDQSMQRVERLHEDLAGTTGAVRVSFGGLTQINNDIADQVTEDLARAESIAIPITLLLLLLVFGTVWAAGAPLLIGIFSIVMTLGVLRLLAVFTDVSVFSVNMATALGLGLAVDYSLLFVSRYREQRGRDKDIISALGVTMRTAGRTILFSAATVAVALCSLLVFPQYFLRSFAYAGIAVVMATVGAALLVLPALLVLLGDRIDKWPVWPRNRTAGGDTAFWGRVAGHVMRRPALTAAPVVLVLLVLALPFTHVGFGVADDRVLPKHAESRTVADSIRGEFGGTGNGAAVIVAEHWGHGPEAVIRAADYATRLSRIPGVQRVDSMAGSFGGGTAVVTAAPPMAFIAGETAWFSVLSNLEPYSDAGADLARALRAAPVPQGVPVLVTGLAAQLVDMTGSIGDRLPVALVLIACTTFALLFLLTGSVLLPIKALVLNLLTMSAVFGVAVWVFQDGHLSGVLGHTATPLAVAMPVLLFCVAFGLSMDYEVFVLSRIIERHGQGADLHTSVVDGLSRSGRVISAAAAILSVSFLAMLSSGVSFIQFFGLCASLAIILDALLVRPVLVPALMRLAGRWNWWAPRPLRALHDRLGLREQS, encoded by the coding sequence ATGACCCCTGTGAAATCTCCGCCGACCCGGGCCGCCCGGCCCGACGGGGTCACCACCCGCGGCCCGGGCACCGGCACGGTACTGCCGTTCGTCGCCCGCCGCCCGAAGCTGGTCATCCTCGCCGCGCTGCTGCTGGCGGCGCTGGCGGTCGCCTTCAGCGGCGACGTGGTCGGCGCGCTGAAGACCGGCGGCTTCGACGACGTCAACTCGGACGCGGTGCGGGGGAGGGCGGTGCTCGCCGAGCACTTCCGCGGTGCCGACCCGAACCTCGTCATCCTGGTCGAGAAGCCGGGCGGCAGCGCGTTCGACACCGACGCGGGCGACGCGGCGCGGCGGGTCGTCCGGCGCCTCGCGATGACGCCCGAGGCGAGCATCGTCGGCGTGTACTGGGACGACATGCTGCCGCAGCTGGTCAACCGGGCCGGCGACCGGGGCATGATCCTGGTGCACGTTGACGGCGACGAGGACCAGAGCATGCAGCGGGTCGAGCGCCTGCACGAGGACCTGGCCGGCACGACCGGCGCGGTGCGGGTGTCCTTCGGCGGCCTGACGCAGATCAACAACGACATCGCCGATCAGGTGACGGAGGACCTGGCCCGGGCCGAGTCCATCGCGATCCCGATCACCCTGCTGTTGCTGCTGCTGGTCTTCGGCACCGTCTGGGCGGCCGGCGCCCCGCTGCTGATCGGCATCTTCTCGATCGTCATGACCCTCGGGGTGTTGCGGCTGCTGGCCGTCTTCACCGACGTGTCCGTCTTCTCGGTCAACATGGCGACGGCGCTGGGCCTCGGCCTGGCCGTCGACTACAGCCTGCTCTTCGTCTCGCGCTACCGGGAGCAACGCGGCCGGGACAAGGACATCATCTCCGCGCTCGGCGTCACCATGCGTACCGCCGGCCGGACGATCCTGTTCAGCGCGGCCACCGTCGCGGTGGCGCTGTGCAGCCTGCTGGTCTTCCCGCAGTACTTCCTGCGCTCGTTCGCGTACGCCGGAATCGCCGTCGTCATGGCGACCGTCGGCGCCGCGCTGCTGGTGCTGCCGGCCCTGCTCGTGCTGCTCGGTGACCGCATCGACAAGTGGCCGGTGTGGCCCCGGAACCGGACGGCCGGCGGCGACACCGCGTTCTGGGGCCGGGTCGCCGGTCACGTGATGCGCCGCCCGGCGCTGACGGCGGCGCCGGTCGTGCTCGTGCTGCTGGTTCTCGCGCTGCCGTTCACCCACGTGGGTTTCGGCGTCGCCGACGACCGGGTGCTGCCCAAGCACGCGGAGAGCCGGACGGTCGCCGACTCGATCCGGGGCGAGTTCGGCGGTACCGGGAACGGCGCCGCCGTCATCGTCGCGGAGCACTGGGGGCACGGGCCGGAGGCCGTCATCCGGGCCGCCGACTACGCCACCCGGCTCTCCCGCATCCCGGGGGTACAGCGGGTCGACAGCATGGCCGGCTCGTTCGGCGGCGGCACCGCGGTCGTCACGGCCGCGCCGCCCATGGCCTTCATCGCCGGCGAGACGGCCTGGTTCTCGGTGCTCAGCAACCTCGAGCCGTACTCGGACGCCGGCGCCGACCTGGCCCGCGCCCTTCGCGCCGCGCCGGTGCCGCAGGGCGTACCCGTGCTGGTCACCGGGCTGGCCGCGCAGCTTGTCGACATGACCGGCTCGATCGGTGACCGGTTGCCCGTCGCGCTGGTGCTGATCGCCTGCACCACGTTCGCGCTGCTGTTCCTGCTGACCGGGAGCGTGCTGTTGCCGATCAAGGCGCTGGTGCTGAACCTGCTGACGATGAGCGCCGTCTTCGGGGTCGCCGTCTGGGTCTTCCAGGACGGTCATCTCTCCGGCGTCCTGGGCCATACCGCGACGCCGCTGGCGGTGGCCATGCCGGTGCTGCTGTTCTGCGTCGCGTTCGGACTGTCGATGGACTACGAGGTCTTCGTGCTCTCGCGGATCATCGAACGGCACGGCCAGGGCGCCGATCTGCACACCTCGGTCGTCGACGGCTTGTCCCGCAGCGGGCGGGTGATCAGCGCCGCCGCGGCGATCCTGTCGGTGTCGTTCCTGGCCATGCTGTCGTCCGGGGTGTCGTTCATCCAGTTCTTCGGCCTGTGCGCCAGCCTCGCGATCATCCTCGACGCGCTGCTGGTACGCCCGGTGCTGGTGCCCGCCCTGATGCGGCTGGCCGGGCGCTGGAACTGGTGGGCACCGCGGCCGCTGCGCGCGCTGCACGACCGGCTCGGGCTGCGGGAGCAGTCGTGA
- a CDS encoding STAS/SEC14 domain-containing protein, with amino-acid sequence MIEVLSDLPDGALGFRFSGPISREEYVNILLPPMKAALEQGGIRLLFVVEDDFGWFQPGAFWEDLKFGLGPALSHHKAWERIAIVSDLDWVRHAMGLFAWMMPGEARAYPQPELESAKQWLTA; translated from the coding sequence ATGATCGAAGTGCTTTCCGACCTGCCGGACGGCGCCCTCGGCTTCCGATTCTCCGGGCCGATCAGCCGCGAAGAATACGTGAACATCCTGCTGCCGCCGATGAAGGCCGCGCTCGAGCAGGGCGGGATACGGCTCCTGTTCGTCGTCGAGGACGACTTCGGCTGGTTCCAGCCGGGCGCCTTCTGGGAGGACCTGAAGTTCGGCCTCGGACCGGCCCTGTCGCATCACAAGGCGTGGGAACGGATCGCGATAGTCTCCGACCTGGACTGGGTACGCCACGCCATGGGCCTGTTCGCCTGGATGATGCCCGGCGAGGCGCGCGCCTATCCGCAGCCAGAACTGGAGTCGGCCAAGCAATGGCTGACGGCATAA
- a CDS encoding nitroreductase family deazaflavin-dependent oxidoreductase: MSDWNTKIIEEFRANEGRVGGPFAGAPMVLLHHRGRKSGRELVAPLMYLPHETDDDVIDVFASKAGAPEHPDWYHNLVAAGRATVERGTVTYAVTVRELTGDERDRRFDEQAGRYPGFAEYARKTAGIRTIPVLELTRTATAG; the protein is encoded by the coding sequence ATGAGTGACTGGAACACCAAGATCATCGAGGAGTTCCGGGCGAACGAGGGCCGCGTCGGCGGGCCGTTCGCCGGGGCGCCCATGGTGCTGTTGCACCACCGCGGCCGCAAGAGCGGACGCGAACTCGTCGCCCCGCTGATGTATCTGCCGCACGAGACCGACGACGACGTCATCGACGTGTTCGCGTCCAAGGCCGGCGCGCCGGAACACCCCGACTGGTACCACAACCTCGTCGCGGCCGGCCGGGCCACCGTGGAGCGCGGCACCGTCACGTACGCCGTGACCGTGCGGGAGCTGACCGGTGACGAGCGCGACCGGCGCTTCGACGAGCAGGCCGGCCGCTATCCCGGCTTCGCCGAGTACGCGCGGAAGACCGCCGGGATCCGGACCATCCCCGTCCTCGAACTCACCCGCACGGCGACCGCCGGATGA
- a CDS encoding cation-translocating P-type ATPase has protein sequence MSVELEPDLRDMRGLSWHAMTVDEVAETLAADAGRGLSSAEVAARQARYGPNALKSAPPTPWWRTLLAQFTDGLILVLFGAAVLSLAIGEIEEAAFIAVLLVFNGLLGFWQERQAQKSLAAIQALVVQQARVRRDGAVQQIPADQIVPGDVVLLEAGDTVPADGRLVAAFRLAMAEAALTGEAVPVDKDSGPVGRDAALADRTDMAFTHTAVTAGRAEVLVTATGMDTEIGKLATLMSEVEAEPTPLQRQTAQLGRRLAIIAGFAVLGLLLIGLAQGQEFAELVVGAIALAVAAIPEALPATVTVTLAVGMSRLAKRRAVVKRLHAVETLGSTSVICSDKTGTLTLNQMTVRTLVRGDEEFSVDGQGYSLEGRIVATDFDGRPPELRRLAAAMALCNDSVIRDGACIGDPTEGALVVLAAKAGIDVDGARQRFPRVGEVPFDSTTKYMATIHEDRLRQHGDELVICVKGAVESVLERVDDIADHDGEPVALDDAGRAAVRASAERLAEGGQRVLAAAGRWVPRNRIDLDGDLAQAATGMTFLGLVGIVDPPRIEAKEAIAAAHRSGIEIKMITGDHPATAGAIADALGITGEVIRGADLEHMDDRELAGRVRDIGVFARVAPEHKLRIVRALQSQDLVVSMTGDGVNDAPALEQADIGVAMGITGTEVTKEAADMILLDDNFATIVTAVREGRTIYENIVKFVRFQLSTNLSAIMAVLASALLGMAAPFTTIQILWVNLICDGPPALALGVDEPRPGAMDEPPRPKKTQILPGARLRVLLWLAAIMAACSLGVVALAEPAYGVAVAATMGWTTFVLAQLFNVFNARSERASTFVSGFFSNRYLWMSVGVVAVAQLAIVKVEWLGEFFNATHLSGAQFAICLAAGSVVLWLEEIRKVVVRSRARARAR, from the coding sequence ATGTCCGTCGAGCTGGAGCCCGATCTGCGCGACATGCGCGGCCTGAGCTGGCATGCCATGACGGTCGACGAGGTGGCCGAGACGCTGGCCGCCGACGCCGGGCGGGGCCTGTCGAGCGCCGAGGTCGCCGCGCGTCAGGCCCGGTACGGGCCCAACGCGCTCAAGTCGGCGCCGCCGACGCCGTGGTGGCGGACGCTGCTTGCCCAGTTCACCGACGGGCTGATCCTGGTGCTGTTCGGCGCCGCGGTGCTGTCCCTGGCCATCGGCGAGATCGAAGAGGCCGCCTTCATCGCCGTTCTCCTGGTGTTCAACGGCCTGCTCGGGTTCTGGCAGGAACGGCAGGCGCAGAAGTCGCTCGCCGCGATCCAGGCGCTGGTCGTGCAGCAGGCGCGGGTCCGCCGCGACGGCGCCGTACAGCAGATCCCGGCGGATCAGATCGTCCCGGGCGACGTCGTGCTGCTGGAGGCCGGCGACACGGTGCCGGCCGACGGGCGCCTCGTCGCCGCGTTCCGGCTGGCGATGGCGGAGGCGGCGCTCACCGGCGAGGCGGTGCCGGTCGACAAGGACTCCGGCCCGGTCGGCCGCGACGCCGCCCTCGCGGACCGCACCGACATGGCGTTCACCCACACCGCGGTCACGGCCGGCCGGGCGGAGGTGCTGGTCACCGCGACCGGCATGGACACCGAGATCGGCAAGCTGGCGACGCTGATGTCCGAGGTGGAGGCCGAGCCGACGCCGCTGCAACGCCAGACCGCCCAGCTCGGCCGGCGGCTGGCGATCATCGCCGGTTTCGCCGTGCTCGGTCTCCTGCTGATCGGGCTCGCGCAGGGGCAGGAGTTCGCCGAGCTGGTCGTCGGCGCGATCGCGCTGGCCGTCGCGGCCATCCCGGAGGCGCTGCCGGCGACCGTCACGGTGACGCTCGCGGTGGGGATGAGCCGCCTCGCCAAGCGTCGCGCGGTGGTCAAGCGCCTGCACGCCGTGGAGACCCTCGGTTCCACCTCGGTCATCTGCAGCGACAAGACCGGCACCCTGACCCTCAACCAGATGACCGTGCGGACCCTGGTCCGCGGCGACGAGGAGTTCTCCGTCGACGGACAGGGCTACTCGCTCGAGGGGCGGATCGTCGCCACCGACTTCGACGGCCGGCCGCCCGAACTGCGCCGCCTCGCGGCCGCGATGGCGCTCTGCAACGACTCGGTCATCCGCGACGGCGCCTGCATCGGCGACCCCACCGAGGGCGCGCTGGTGGTCCTGGCCGCCAAGGCGGGCATCGACGTCGACGGCGCCCGGCAGCGGTTCCCGCGGGTCGGCGAGGTGCCGTTCGACTCCACCACGAAGTACATGGCGACGATCCACGAGGACCGGCTGCGGCAGCACGGCGACGAGCTCGTGATCTGCGTCAAGGGCGCGGTCGAGAGCGTGCTCGAACGCGTCGACGACATCGCGGACCACGACGGCGAGCCGGTCGCCCTCGACGACGCCGGTCGCGCCGCGGTCCGGGCGTCCGCCGAGCGGCTCGCCGAGGGCGGGCAGCGGGTCCTCGCGGCCGCGGGCCGGTGGGTGCCCCGCAACCGGATCGACCTCGACGGCGACCTCGCGCAGGCCGCGACCGGCATGACCTTCCTCGGCCTGGTCGGCATCGTGGATCCGCCGCGGATCGAGGCGAAGGAGGCGATCGCCGCCGCCCACAGGTCCGGCATCGAGATCAAGATGATCACCGGTGATCATCCGGCGACGGCGGGCGCCATCGCCGACGCCCTCGGCATCACCGGCGAGGTGATCCGCGGCGCCGACCTCGAGCACATGGACGACCGGGAGTTGGCCGGCCGGGTACGCGACATCGGGGTGTTCGCCCGGGTCGCGCCCGAGCACAAGCTGCGCATCGTGCGGGCGTTGCAGTCGCAGGACCTGGTGGTGTCGATGACCGGCGACGGCGTGAACGACGCGCCCGCGCTGGAGCAGGCGGACATCGGCGTGGCCATGGGGATCACCGGCACCGAGGTGACCAAGGAAGCCGCCGACATGATCCTGCTGGACGACAACTTCGCGACGATCGTGACCGCGGTCCGCGAGGGGCGGACGATCTACGAGAACATCGTCAAGTTCGTCCGCTTCCAGCTGTCGACCAACCTGAGCGCCATCATGGCGGTCCTGGCCAGCGCGTTGCTGGGCATGGCCGCGCCGTTCACGACGATCCAGATCCTCTGGGTCAACCTCATCTGCGACGGCCCGCCGGCGCTGGCGCTCGGCGTCGACGAACCCCGCCCGGGTGCGATGGACGAGCCGCCGCGGCCCAAGAAGACCCAGATCCTGCCCGGGGCCCGCCTGCGGGTGCTGCTCTGGCTCGCCGCGATCATGGCCGCCTGCTCCCTCGGGGTGGTGGCCCTGGCCGAGCCGGCGTACGGCGTCGCGGTCGCGGCCACGATGGGCTGGACCACGTTCGTGCTCGCCCAGCTCTTCAACGTCTTCAACGCGCGCTCCGAGCGGGCGTCGACGTTCGTCTCGGGATTCTTCTCGAACCGCTACCTCTGGATGTCGGTCGGCGTCGTGGCCGTCGCCCAGCTCGCCATCGTCAAGGTCGAGTGGCTGGGCGAGTTCTTCAACGCCACCCACCTGAGCGGGGCTCAGTTCGCGATCTGCCTGGCCGCCGGCTCGGTCGTGCTGTGGCTCGAGGAGATTCGCAAGGTGGTCGTCCGTAGCCGCGCCCGCGCCCGGGCGCGGTAG
- a CDS encoding type I polyketide synthase, producing MGTSVDIAIVGLSCRFPGARDVVEFWANSLNAAHQFRSVPSARWNHETVFSNDRRDAHSTYTDRVAFLDGVENFAALHHRIPPRRAKAMDPQHRLLIDLAREAVQDAGWERSEFDRATTGVFVGLSTSDYSNVAAARVTAMMLADGSLSPEASDAGLLGAVAEAAATAVDAPQSFSLAGSLLNMGPCTVSELLDLGGPSFAVDAACSSALVALHQAVNHLRTGSCSAALVGGVFLNLTPNALIGFSRVGALSAAGVCRPFDARADGFVLGEGGSLAVLRPLRDAVAAGDRIYAVLNGIGTGNDGKGSGPMTPRAEGQEAAMRAAYRDAGVTPGAIDFLEAHGTGTTVGDRVEIEAVRRLRATGAAGRPCYLSSGKAIIGHTLPAAGAAGVLRTALALHHRTVPPQPAFTAHPDLPLAAAGLEITTEAREWPEVPDDCRRAGVSSFGFGGTNVHAVLSEASDQREPVDADRGGDDRPWLVLLSADTPDLLAAYAARMATVVADDDTMTPAAVARTMAGRLPLPARLAVMCRSRTELVDRLVAAARALAAGSLGRLGPGVYAGAAPLPPEQRRLAFLYPGQGSLRAGVLRDLVARFPALDRHVRPLTDLVDQRTGTPVSKLLCEEPGPDAESEVNATRICQPALGVAGIPMTQLLADCGVLPLVTLGHSAGEVVAAVAAGALTPGDGIDFLVDRGAAVTAGEEPPPGAMAAVKIGPAGFEELRRGIEGVWAGCYNHPSQTVASGHRKAIARLLERCRDRGVQAVPLRVSHAFHSPLLAGVDTLVAAHAAELTVHKPAVRLVSSVDPSAASDPETLRALWSRQGSSPVLFRDAVDVAVDSGADILVQVCAGDALLGMAAQTPSAKGLEAIALMPAEPDDGYALLEGLGRLTVAGVPVNLMPLFAGLRVPLLTLPPTPVATQHYSIRRGAGDGRPRPAGARAGRPPVAGPAQPTRIESRPPERAALPAVTRNGERTYMNDVILLLREQLAALQSFSAEPLEHYAGTGMRDVTPSSAAGCSPTAAVARPPAAPELPASPATRAPVPAQKTSPVDAGQILTELGVMVGRISAYPPDLVRAEHSFAADLGFDSIMSSELTAAVKRRWPHVSLDPADVFGITTVGELAQALAKAHAGGSVAPAPPVAEVAPVAPAAESGPRQVWPEPRSAEVADVAYLPEVVAFQQRGVMLERLQVANPYFLVHDSVIDSRTRVGGRQLISFSSYNYLGLAGHPAVAEAVKDAVDRYGSSVSAARILSGNRALHDELDQALADLVGAEDAITLIGGHSTNVSVIGHLVGPDDLIVHDALAHDSILQGCRLSGASRQPFPHQNLDALDAMLGQIRDRYRRVLIVVEGVYSMDGDICELPALIALKKRHGALLMVDEAHSIGVLGAGGGGVGEHFGVDRGDVDVWMGTLSKSLASCGGYVAGRHELIEYLRYTLPGFIFSAGMSPANAAAALAAMRIFCAEPQRLARLHDRAALFLRLAREAGIDVGTSAGTPVIPCITGDSVKALRLSDTLLKNGVSANPILYPAVKEELARLRFFVTAEHSPEDIETTVDLLARNLDPACQAIVPQPA from the coding sequence ATGGGGACATCAGTGGACATTGCGATTGTCGGTCTTTCTTGCCGTTTTCCGGGTGCTCGTGACGTCGTGGAGTTCTGGGCGAACTCGTTGAACGCAGCTCATCAATTCCGGAGTGTTCCGTCCGCGCGATGGAATCACGAGACAGTTTTCTCAAACGATCGCCGGGATGCGCATTCCACCTACACCGACCGGGTGGCCTTCCTCGACGGCGTCGAGAATTTCGCCGCCCTGCACCACCGGATTCCGCCCCGGCGCGCCAAGGCCATGGATCCCCAGCATCGCCTGCTCATCGACCTGGCCCGGGAGGCGGTGCAGGACGCCGGCTGGGAGCGGTCCGAGTTCGACCGGGCCACCACCGGGGTGTTCGTCGGCCTCAGCACGTCCGACTACTCGAACGTGGCAGCCGCGCGGGTCACCGCGATGATGCTGGCCGACGGGTCACTGTCGCCGGAGGCGTCCGACGCCGGGCTGCTCGGCGCGGTGGCGGAGGCGGCGGCGACGGCCGTCGACGCGCCGCAGTCCTTCTCGCTCGCCGGCTCGCTGCTCAACATGGGGCCGTGCACCGTCAGCGAGCTGCTCGACCTCGGCGGTCCCTCGTTCGCCGTCGACGCGGCGTGTTCGTCCGCGCTCGTCGCGCTGCACCAGGCCGTCAATCACCTGCGGACCGGGTCGTGCAGCGCGGCGCTGGTCGGCGGGGTCTTCCTCAACCTGACCCCCAACGCGCTCATCGGCTTCTCCCGCGTCGGCGCGCTGTCCGCCGCCGGGGTGTGCCGGCCCTTCGACGCCCGCGCTGACGGCTTCGTGCTCGGCGAGGGCGGGTCGCTCGCCGTGCTGCGCCCACTGCGCGACGCGGTCGCGGCCGGCGACCGGATCTACGCGGTGCTCAACGGCATCGGCACGGGCAACGACGGCAAGGGCTCCGGGCCGATGACCCCGAGGGCCGAGGGCCAGGAGGCCGCGATGCGGGCCGCCTACCGGGACGCGGGCGTCACCCCGGGCGCCATCGACTTCCTCGAGGCACACGGCACCGGCACGACGGTCGGCGACCGGGTCGAGATCGAGGCGGTACGGCGGCTGCGCGCGACGGGCGCCGCCGGGCGGCCCTGCTACCTGTCGTCCGGAAAGGCGATCATCGGGCACACCCTGCCGGCGGCCGGCGCCGCGGGCGTGCTGCGGACGGCGCTCGCGCTGCACCACCGCACCGTGCCGCCGCAGCCGGCCTTCACAGCGCACCCCGACCTGCCGCTCGCCGCGGCGGGGCTGGAGATCACCACCGAGGCCCGGGAGTGGCCGGAGGTACCGGACGACTGCCGGCGCGCCGGCGTCAGCTCGTTCGGTTTCGGCGGCACCAACGTGCACGCCGTGCTCAGCGAGGCGTCCGATCAGCGGGAGCCCGTCGACGCTGACCGGGGTGGCGACGACCGCCCGTGGCTCGTGCTGCTCTCCGCGGACACGCCCGACCTGCTGGCGGCGTACGCCGCACGGATGGCGACCGTCGTCGCCGACGACGACACGATGACCCCCGCCGCCGTGGCCCGCACGATGGCCGGCCGCCTGCCGCTGCCCGCCCGCCTGGCCGTGATGTGCCGGAGCCGGACGGAGCTCGTCGACCGGCTCGTGGCCGCCGCGCGGGCGCTGGCCGCCGGCTCGCTCGGCCGGCTCGGGCCGGGCGTGTACGCCGGTGCGGCGCCGCTCCCGCCCGAGCAGCGCCGGCTCGCCTTCCTCTACCCGGGCCAGGGTTCGCTGCGGGCGGGCGTGCTGCGCGACCTGGTGGCCCGCTTCCCCGCGCTGGACCGGCACGTACGCCCGCTCACCGACCTGGTCGACCAGCGCACCGGCACCCCGGTCTCCAAGCTGCTGTGCGAGGAGCCCGGTCCGGACGCCGAGTCGGAGGTGAACGCGACCCGGATCTGCCAGCCCGCGCTCGGCGTCGCCGGGATTCCGATGACCCAGCTGCTCGCCGACTGCGGGGTGCTGCCGCTGGTGACGCTCGGGCACAGCGCCGGCGAGGTGGTCGCCGCCGTCGCCGCCGGTGCGCTGACGCCCGGCGACGGCATCGACTTCCTGGTCGACCGCGGCGCGGCCGTGACCGCCGGTGAGGAGCCGCCGCCCGGCGCCATGGCCGCGGTGAAGATCGGCCCGGCCGGGTTCGAGGAGCTGCGCCGGGGCATCGAGGGTGTCTGGGCCGGCTGCTACAACCATCCGTCGCAGACGGTGGCCAGCGGTCATCGGAAGGCGATCGCGCGCCTGCTGGAGCGGTGCCGTGACCGTGGCGTCCAGGCCGTGCCGCTGCGGGTGTCGCACGCGTTCCACTCGCCGCTGCTCGCCGGGGTCGACACCCTGGTGGCCGCGCACGCGGCCGAGCTGACGGTGCACAAGCCCGCGGTGAGGCTGGTGTCCAGCGTGGACCCGAGCGCGGCGAGCGATCCGGAGACGCTGCGCGCACTGTGGAGCCGCCAGGGCTCCTCGCCCGTGCTGTTCCGCGACGCCGTCGACGTCGCGGTCGACTCCGGCGCCGACATCCTGGTGCAGGTCTGCGCCGGGGACGCCCTGCTCGGCATGGCGGCGCAGACGCCCTCGGCCAAGGGGCTGGAGGCGATCGCGCTGATGCCGGCGGAGCCCGACGACGGCTACGCGCTGCTCGAGGGGCTGGGCCGGCTGACCGTCGCCGGCGTGCCCGTGAATCTGATGCCGCTGTTCGCGGGGCTGCGGGTGCCCCTGCTGACCCTGCCGCCCACGCCGGTGGCGACCCAGCACTACTCGATCCGCCGTGGTGCCGGCGACGGTCGCCCGCGGCCGGCCGGCGCGCGTGCCGGCCGCCCGCCGGTGGCCGGGCCGGCGCAGCCCACCCGGATCGAGTCCCGTCCACCGGAGCGCGCCGCGCTTCCGGCCGTAACCAGGAATGGAGAGCGGACGTACATGAACGACGTCATCCTGCTGCTGCGGGAACAACTCGCTGCCCTGCAAAGCTTCAGCGCCGAGCCGCTGGAACACTATGCCGGCACCGGCATGCGGGACGTCACGCCGTCCTCCGCCGCGGGCTGCTCCCCGACGGCGGCCGTCGCCCGCCCGCCGGCCGCGCCGGAGCTGCCGGCCTCGCCCGCGACGCGGGCGCCGGTGCCCGCGCAGAAGACGTCGCCGGTCGACGCCGGCCAGATCCTGACCGAGCTGGGCGTCATGGTGGGCCGGATCAGCGCCTACCCGCCGGACCTGGTGCGCGCGGAGCATTCGTTCGCCGCCGACCTGGGCTTCGACTCGATCATGAGTTCCGAGCTCACCGCGGCCGTGAAGCGCCGCTGGCCGCACGTGTCCCTCGACCCCGCGGACGTCTTCGGCATCACCACGGTCGGCGAGCTCGCCCAGGCGCTGGCCAAGGCACACGCGGGCGGTTCCGTGGCACCCGCGCCGCCGGTCGCCGAGGTCGCGCCGGTCGCACCGGCCGCGGAGTCCGGGCCGCGCCAGGTGTGGCCCGAGCCGCGCAGCGCCGAGGTCGCCGACGTGGCGTACCTGCCCGAGGTCGTGGCGTTCCAGCAGCGCGGCGTGATGCTCGAGCGGCTACAGGTGGCCAACCCCTACTTCCTCGTGCACGACAGCGTGATCGACAGCCGGACCCGGGTCGGCGGGCGCCAGCTGATCTCCTTCTCCAGCTACAACTACCTCGGGCTGGCCGGGCACCCGGCCGTCGCGGAAGCGGTGAAGGACGCGGTCGACCGGTACGGCTCCTCGGTGTCCGCGGCGCGGATCCTGTCCGGCAACCGTGCCCTGCACGACGAGCTGGACCAGGCCCTTGCCGACCTGGTCGGCGCGGAGGACGCGATCACGCTGATCGGCGGGCACTCCACGAACGTCAGCGTGATCGGCCACCTGGTCGGCCCGGACGACCTGATCGTGCACGACGCCCTCGCGCACGACAGCATCCTCCAGGGCTGCCGCCTCTCCGGCGCGAGCCGCCAGCCGTTCCCGCACCAGAACCTGGACGCGCTCGACGCGATGCTCGGGCAGATCCGCGACCGCTACCGCCGCGTGCTGATCGTGGTCGAGGGCGTGTACAGCATGGACGGCGACATCTGCGAGCTGCCGGCGCTCATCGCGCTCAAGAAGCGGCACGGTGCCCTGCTCATGGTGGACGAGGCGCACAGCATCGGGGTGCTCGGCGCGGGCGGTGGCGGCGTCGGTGAGCACTTCGGTGTCGACCGCGGCGACGTCGACGTGTGGATGGGCACGCTGTCGAAGTCGCTGGCGAGCTGCGGCGGCTACGTGGCCGGCCGGCACGAGCTGATCGAGTACCTGCGGTACACACTGCCGGGCTTCATCTTCAGCGCCGGGATGAGCCCGGCGAACGCCGCGGCGGCCCTGGCCGCGATGCGGATCTTCTGCGCGGAGCCGCAGCGGCTGGCCCGGTTGCACGACCGCGCCGCCCTGTTCCTGCGCCTCGCCCGTGAGGCCGGCATCGACGTCGGCACCAGCGCGGGCACGCCGGTGATCCCGTGCATCACCGGCGACTCCGTCAAGGCGCTGCGGCTCTCCGACACGCTGCTCAAGAACGGCGTCAGCGCCAACCCGATCCTGTACCCGGCGGTCAAGGAGGAGCTGGCGCGGCTGCGGTTCTTCGTCACCGCCGAGCACAGCCCGGAGGACATCGAGACCACCGTCGACCTTCTGGCCCGCAACCTCGACCCGGCGTGCCAGGCCATCGTGCCGCAACCGGCATGA